A DNA window from Eremothecium cymbalariae DBVPG#7215 chromosome 3, complete sequence contains the following coding sequences:
- the MRPL36 gene encoding mitochondrial 54S ribosomal protein bL31m (similar to Ashbya gossypii ADL375W), which yields MFRFIAVKRFASTGGYHGSNQISLPRRPLKKIRLGKSRPAIYYQFDVKVELSDGSVITRRSQIPKDQIRLIQDQRNNPLWNESRTDLMVVDANAGGRMEKFKQKYGSIYTVAQGSKVDEAEASESVSAASEPSKEESEEFGMDDYLSLLSENAVQVQSGGKLATKKKKAKK from the coding sequence ATGTTTAGGTTCATTGCCGTTAAACGGTTTGCGTCCACTGGTGGATACCATGGTTCTAATCAAATTTCGCTACCCAGAAGGCCTTTAAAGAAGATTCGTTTAGGTAAATCTAGACCTGCaatttattatcaatttgATGTTAAAGTAGAACTAAGTGATGGTAGTGTTATCACTAGAAGATCCCAAATTCCCAAAGATCAGATTAGATTAATTCAGGATCAGAGAAATAACCCATTATGGAATGAGAGTAGGACCGATTTGATGGTAGTAGACGCCAATGCTGGTGGAAGGATGGAAAAGTTCAAGCAGAAATATGGCTCCATATACACTGTAGCACAAGGATCCAAAGTGGATGAGGCAGAAGCTTCTGAATCTGTCAGTGCAGCGAGCGAAccatcaaaagaagaatcagAGGAATTCGGGATGGATGATTACCTAAGTTTGTTAAGTGAAAATGCAGTTCAAGTTCAAAGTGGTGGGAAATTGGCGACTAAGAAGAAAAAGGCTAAGAAATGA
- the DIB1 gene encoding U4/U6-U5 snRNP complex subunit DIB1 (similar to Ashbya gossypii ADL374W), whose product MGSVFLPHLQSGWHVDQAIVTEEERLVVIRFGTDSDKSCMLMDEILYSIAPKVVNFAAIYICDINEVPDFNEMYELYEPMTVMFFYKNKHMMCDFGTGNNNKMNFVVDDKQEMIDILETIFRGARKNKGLVVSPYDYNYKRVQ is encoded by the coding sequence ATGGGCAGTGTATTCTTACCTCATTTGCAAAGTGGTTGGCATGTCGATCAGGCTATTGTCACCGAAGAAGAACGTCTCGTCGTCATACGATTCGGTACTGATTCGGATAAAAGCTGTATGCTGATGGATGAGATTCTATACTCCATTGCCCCTAAAGTGGTAAACTTTGCAGCGATATACATATGTGATATAAATGAAGTGCCTGACTTCAATGAGATGTATGAACTGTATGAGCCCATGACAGTGATGTTCTTCTATAAAAATAAGCACATGATGTGTGACTTTGGAACAGGAAATAATAACAAGATGAACTTTGTAGTAGATGACAAGCAGGAGATGATAGATATTCTAGAAACTATATTCAGAGGAGCTAGGAAGAATAAAGGTTTAGTGGTCTCACCTTATGATTACAATTATAAGAGAGTTCagtga
- the GRS1 gene encoding glycine--tRNA ligase (similar to Ashbya gossypii ADL373W), translating to MGVKDIKKARNAVEFNRESLESVLKRRFFFAPAFELYGGVSGLYDYGPPGCAFQANVVDLWRKHFILEEDMLEVDCSMLTPYEVLKTSGHVDKFSDWMCQDPKSGEIFRADHLIEEVLEARLKGDKEARGIAVNSSVKDDADKKRKKKVKEIQAVKLDDKVIKEYEEVLAKIDGYSGPQLGELIKKYHIGNPVTGELLDQPKPFNLMFETAIGPSGQLKGYLRPETAQGQFLNFNKLLEFNNGKTPFASASIGKSFRNEISPRAGLLRVREFLMAEIEHFVDPENKSHQRFNEVKNIKLSFLPKQVQESGFTETVESTIEDAVASKMIDNQTLGYFIGRIYQFLIKIGVDSDKLRFRQHMSNEMAHYAADCWDAELKTSYGWIECVGCADRSAYDLNVHARKTKTALVVRQKLDKPREVTKWEIELNKKLFGPKFRKNAPKVESYLLHLSQEELATKSEQLTSNGKVVFNLEGIDEDIELSHEFIKIEEKTTVEHIREYIPNVIEPSFGIGRIIYAVLEHCFWSRPQDTARAVLSFPPLVAPTKVLLVPLSSNDELAPIVTEVSKILRKQQIPFKVDDSGVSIGKRYARNDELGTPFGITIDFESVKDGSVTLRERDSTKQVRGSIADVIKAVYDITYNDITWDKGTAHLAPFVSQSE from the coding sequence ATGGGTGTCAAGGACATTAAGAAGGCCAGAAATGCTGTAGAATTCAACAGGGAATCTTTGGAAAGTGTGTTGAAGAgaagatttttctttgcTCCAGCTTTTGAGCTTTATGGTGGTGTTTCCGGATTGTATGACTACGGCCCTCCAGGTTGTGCGTTCCAAGCAAACGTTGTTGATTTGTGGAGGAAGCACTTTATTTTGGAAGAGGATATGTTAGAAGTCGACTGTTCTATGTTAACTCCAtatgaagttttgaaaacttcAGGTCATGTCGATAAGTTTTCGGATTGGATGTGTCAAGATCCAAAGTCCGGAGAAATATTTAGAGCTGACCACTTGATAGAAGAAGTCTTGGAAGCACGTTTAAAGGGTGACAAGGAAGCAAGGGGTATTGCAGTAAATTCGTCTGTTAAAGATGATGCGgacaagaaaagaaagaaaaaggtaAAGGAAATCCAGGCTGTCAAATTAGATGATAAAGTTATCAAGGAATATGAAGAGGTGTTAGCTAAGATTGACGGTTACTCTGGTCCACAACTAGGTGAGCTAATTAAAAAGTACCATATTGGTAACCCTGTCACCGGAGAGTTATTGGATCAACCTAAGCCGTTTAACTTGATGTTTGAAACCGCAATTGGTCCTTCGGGGCAGTTGAAGGGTTATTTGAGACCTGAAACAGCCCAAGGtcaatttttaaattttaacAAGTTACTGGAATTCAACAATGGTAAAACACCGTTTGCGTCTGCATCCATTGGTAAGTCCTTCAGAAATGAGATTTCTCCAAGGGCGGGTCTATTAAGAGTGCGTGAATTTTTGATGGCAGAGATTGAACATTTTGTAGACCCAGAGAACAAAAGTCACCAACGTTTTAACGAAGTTAAGAACATTAAATTAAGTTTCCTACCTAAACAAGTGCAAGAATCAGGTTTTACTGAGACAGTTGAATCAACTATTGAAGATGCGGTTGCATCCAAAATGATTGATAACCAAACTTTAGGGTACTTTATCGGTAGGATTTATCAGTTCTTAATCAAGATTGGTGTTGATTCAGATAAGTTGAGGTTCAGACAGCATATGAGTAATGAAATGGCGCATTATGCTGCTGACTGTTGGGATGCAGAATTGAAGACTTCTTATGGTTGGATTGAGTGTGTTGGTTGTGCTGATCGATCTGCTTATGATTTAAATGTACACGCTAGGAAAACCAAGACAGCCCTTGTTGTCAGGCAGAAGCTTGATAAGCCAAGAGAAGTAACCAAATGGGAAATTGAATTAAACAAGAAACTGTTTGGTCCAAAGTTTAGGAAGAATGCTCCAAAGGTTGAAAGCTATTTGTTGCATTTGTCCCAGGAAGAATTAGCGACCAAATCTGAGCAGCTAACCTCTAACGGTAAGGTTGTGTTTAACCTTGAGGGCATTGACGAGGACATTGAATTAAGCCAcgaatttattaaaatcGAAGAAAAAACCACGGTCGAACACATTAGGgaatatattccaaatgTTATAGAGCCATCCTTTGGTATTGGGCGTATTATTTACGCCGTGTTGGAACATTGTTTCTGGAGCAGACCACAAGACACTGCTAGAGCTGTGTTATCTTTCCCTCCACTAGTAGCACCAACAAAAGTTCTGTTAGTTCCATTGTCTAGTAATGATGAATTGGCACCCATAGTTACTGAAGTATCGAAAATATTGagaaaacaacaaataccATTTAAGGTGGACGATTCTGGTGTCTCTATTGGCAAGAGATACGCTCGTAACGATGAATTAGGCACTCCATTTGGCATTACTATTGACTTTGAGTCTGTCAAGGATGGTTCTGTTACTTTGAGAGAGAGAGATAGTACTAAACAAGTTAGAGGTTCAATTGCTGATGTTATCAAGGCTGTTTACGATATCACCTACAATGACATCACTTGGGATAAAGGTACTGCACACTTGGCTCCATTTGTTTCACAAAGCGAATAA